In a genomic window of Alteromonas gilva:
- a CDS encoding fasciclin domain-containing protein: MKNLIKSIVMTVSIAAVSMTALANHHGEKKHDMKPSVVSIAVDNPDFSTLVTALKAADLVGALQGDGPFTVFAPTNDAFAKLPAGTLESLLKPENKAKLVEILTYHVVPGKVTAGQVVKLSTAETLQGGSIAISTSMGKVMVDNATVVATDIMGSNGVIHVIDSVILPK, from the coding sequence ATGAAAAACTTGATTAAATCCATTGTAATGACTGTCTCTATCGCGGCTGTTTCGATGACGGCACTGGCCAATCACCATGGCGAAAAAAAACATGATATGAAACCATCGGTGGTTTCGATTGCGGTTGATAACCCTGACTTTAGTACACTGGTAACAGCATTAAAGGCGGCTGATTTGGTCGGCGCATTACAAGGTGATGGTCCGTTTACCGTTTTTGCACCCACTAACGATGCTTTTGCAAAACTGCCGGCAGGGACGTTAGAAAGCCTGCTAAAACCTGAAAACAAAGCCAAGCTTGTTGAGATACTCACTTATCATGTGGTACCAGGTAAGGTTACCGCAGGCCAGGTGGTAAAGCTGTCTACAGCTGAAACATTGCAAGGTGGTAGCATTGCGATAAGCACATCTATGGGCAAAGTAATGGTAGATAATGCCACTGTGGTAGCTACCGATATAATGGGCAGCAACGGCGTTATTCACGTAATAGATAGCGTAATATTACCCAAATAG
- a CDS encoding AraC family transcriptional regulator — MDQRIKHYQQSLIDMTTRISAGNGLTETNVPGVKTVHSTSKTCNSPTIYEPMVCLLLQGTKNLYVGEQKIHYKELSYLIIPIMMPVVGEIVQASETEPYIGISVSLDLRELSELLIDMAANKAEPCNKSCIKMVNADVDSMSTFERILALHETPQDIPIMLPMLKRELMYRILKGPAGNQLRQFLLYDSNANRISKVIEIIRKNFQRPLKVKELAETVHMSESALYSGFKAITAMSPLQYQKHIRLNEARRIMLYEGIEASSAGYQVGYESPSQFSREYSRLFGAPPITDINRVKQNQTLGLGALPS; from the coding sequence ATGGACCAGAGAATTAAGCATTATCAACAATCGCTGATTGATATGACAACGCGGATCAGCGCCGGAAATGGCCTGACTGAAACCAATGTACCGGGTGTAAAAACCGTACACAGTACATCTAAAACCTGTAATAGCCCGACCATTTATGAGCCCATGGTATGTTTGTTATTGCAAGGTACTAAAAATTTGTATGTGGGCGAGCAAAAAATCCATTACAAAGAGCTCAGCTATTTAATTATTCCTATTATGATGCCGGTGGTTGGCGAGATTGTGCAGGCGTCTGAAACTGAACCCTACATTGGCATCAGCGTATCCCTCGACTTACGTGAACTGTCAGAACTTTTAATAGACATGGCTGCCAATAAGGCCGAACCCTGCAATAAAAGCTGCATTAAAATGGTCAATGCAGATGTCGATTCAATGTCTACCTTTGAACGTATTCTTGCGCTTCATGAAACTCCCCAGGATATTCCCATTATGTTGCCGATGCTCAAACGAGAGCTGATGTACCGTATTCTTAAAGGACCAGCAGGCAACCAGTTACGACAATTTTTATTGTACGATTCCAATGCGAACCGTATCAGTAAGGTGATTGAGATTATCCGTAAGAACTTCCAGCGCCCGCTAAAGGTAAAAGAGTTAGCAGAAACCGTGCATATGAGTGAGTCGGCGTTATACAGTGGGTTTAAAGCCATTACTGCCATGTCACCACTGCAATATCAGAAACACATCCGGCTCAACGAGGCCCGGCGGATTATGCTCTACGAGGGGATCGAAGCCTCGTCGGCGGGTTATCAGGTAGGTTATGAGAGCCCTTCTCAATTCAGCCGGGAATACAGCCGCTTATTTGGTGCGCCACCAATCACCGACATTAATCGTGTGAAGCAAAACCAAACCCTTGGCCTTGGCGCCCTGCCCAGCTAA
- a CDS encoding efflux RND transporter permease subunit: MFSQFFIHRPVFASVLSLLFIITGGIAVWQLPITEYPEVVPPTVVVTASYPGANPQIIADTVASPLEQEINGVENMLYMSSQSNADGRMTLTVTFAIGTDVDLAQSQVQSRVDRALPRLPQEVQRLGIITEKASPNLTMVVHLYSPNDRYDMLYLANFATLNVMDELAKIKGVGQVRQFGAGEFSMRVWLDPSRVAGLNLTPVDIANAIREQNQQVVAGSLGAQPVENADFNILMNVKGRLTSVEEFENIIIKVGDDGEISRLKDVARIELGADSYALRSTINNNPAVGMGVFQAAGSNAIQISDDVRAIMEILSQNFPQGVKYEIAYDPTVFVKGSIKAVVKTLLEAVLLVVIVVVLFLQTWRASIIPLVAVPVSLIGTFAFMQVMGFSLNALSLFGLVLAIGIVVDDAIVVVENVERNISEGLTPVDATVQAMKEVTGPIVATTLVLASVFIPTAFMTGLTGQFYKQFALTITISTFISAINSLTLSPALAALLLKPHDAPKDHLSRIIDKLFGAWLFTPFNRLFGGLSRGYGYIVKKVIRTGALVLTLYIVLVGLTGVIFTNTPSGYIPAQDKQYLIAFAQLPNAASLDRTAATIEEMTAIALAHPGVESAISFPGLSINGFTNATNSGIVFVVLSDFAERTSPSLSANAIAGALNGKYSSIEEAYVAIFPPPPVMGLGTIGGFRLQIEDRAGYGFETLNEMTTQVMQKAAQHPALAGVFSGYQVNVPQLDIAVDRDKTKQQGVDLNQLFQTLQGYMSSTYVNDFNLFGRTFQVNMQADSQFRANAEQIGQLKVRNEQGQMVALDSFIQVSDIAGPDQVMHYNGFTTAEISGGPAPGFSSGDAQAAIEQILDDTLPNGMTYEWTELTYQQTLTGNANLLVFPLVIILVFMVLAAQYESIRLPLAIVLIIPMTLLSALSGVLLYGGDNNILTQIGLIVLVGLATKNAILIVEFAKELQEQGLSTLDAILEAGRLRLRPILMTSIAFIMGVAPLVFSTGAGAEMRQAIGVAVFSGMIGVTVFGLLLTPLFYYLLAKPTPSDHQSPLQDSLTRKELNHE; the protein is encoded by the coding sequence ATGTTTTCGCAGTTTTTTATTCACCGCCCGGTATTTGCGTCGGTTCTGTCGCTGCTGTTTATCATTACCGGGGGTATCGCAGTATGGCAGTTACCCATTACTGAATATCCTGAAGTGGTGCCGCCTACGGTAGTGGTGACCGCGAGTTATCCTGGCGCTAACCCTCAGATTATCGCCGACACAGTGGCTTCGCCGTTAGAGCAAGAAATCAACGGCGTGGAAAACATGCTGTATATGTCCTCGCAATCCAATGCCGACGGCCGTATGACCCTGACTGTGACCTTTGCGATAGGCACCGATGTGGATTTGGCCCAAAGTCAGGTACAAAGCCGCGTTGACAGGGCATTGCCGCGTTTGCCCCAGGAAGTACAGCGTCTCGGTATCATTACCGAGAAAGCCTCTCCTAACCTGACCATGGTGGTGCATTTGTACTCACCCAACGATCGGTATGACATGCTTTATCTGGCCAATTTTGCCACCTTAAATGTGATGGATGAGCTCGCTAAAATCAAAGGAGTAGGACAGGTGCGCCAGTTTGGCGCCGGTGAGTTCAGCATGCGGGTATGGCTGGATCCTTCCCGGGTAGCGGGGTTAAATCTCACTCCGGTAGATATTGCTAACGCGATTCGCGAGCAAAACCAACAGGTCGTAGCCGGTAGTTTGGGCGCACAGCCGGTAGAAAATGCCGATTTTAACATTCTGATGAATGTAAAAGGGCGTTTAACCAGTGTTGAAGAATTTGAAAATATCATCATCAAAGTGGGTGACGATGGCGAGATAAGTCGCTTAAAAGATGTTGCGCGCATTGAGCTGGGCGCCGACTCTTATGCACTGCGCTCTACCATCAACAACAACCCTGCTGTAGGAATGGGGGTGTTTCAGGCGGCGGGTTCCAATGCCATACAAATCTCTGACGATGTTCGCGCCATCATGGAAATCTTATCACAGAATTTTCCACAAGGGGTTAAGTATGAAATTGCCTACGACCCAACGGTATTTGTAAAGGGCTCTATTAAAGCAGTGGTTAAAACATTGCTGGAGGCAGTATTGCTGGTTGTGATTGTGGTGGTGCTGTTCTTACAAACCTGGCGCGCGTCGATTATTCCGCTGGTCGCTGTGCCGGTATCCTTAATTGGTACCTTTGCCTTTATGCAGGTGATGGGCTTTTCACTGAACGCGCTATCACTGTTTGGGTTAGTGTTGGCCATTGGTATTGTGGTCGATGATGCCATTGTGGTGGTGGAGAATGTTGAGCGTAATATCAGTGAAGGCTTAACGCCGGTTGATGCAACGGTGCAGGCCATGAAAGAAGTGACCGGGCCGATTGTTGCTACAACGCTGGTGTTAGCGTCGGTGTTTATTCCTACCGCGTTTATGACCGGGTTAACCGGCCAGTTTTATAAACAGTTTGCTCTCACTATTACTATTTCCACGTTTATCTCGGCGATAAACTCGCTCACGCTGAGTCCTGCCTTAGCGGCCTTACTGTTAAAGCCACACGATGCCCCCAAAGACCACTTAAGCCGGATCATCGATAAGCTTTTCGGTGCCTGGCTGTTTACCCCTTTTAACCGATTATTTGGCGGTTTATCCAGGGGTTATGGTTATATAGTGAAGAAGGTGATTCGTACCGGCGCGCTGGTGCTGACGCTTTACATTGTACTGGTTGGGCTGACAGGCGTGATATTTACCAACACACCCTCTGGCTATATTCCCGCCCAGGACAAGCAATACTTAATTGCCTTTGCGCAGTTGCCCAATGCGGCCTCGCTGGATCGCACCGCTGCCACGATTGAAGAAATGACCGCTATTGCGTTAGCCCATCCCGGCGTGGAATCAGCCATTAGCTTTCCCGGGCTGAGCATTAACGGTTTTACCAATGCAACCAATAGCGGCATTGTGTTTGTGGTGCTGTCGGATTTTGCTGAACGAACCTCGCCATCGCTCTCTGCCAATGCAATTGCCGGCGCGCTTAATGGCAAATACAGCAGTATTGAGGAAGCCTACGTGGCGATTTTCCCGCCGCCACCGGTGATGGGACTCGGCACAATTGGGGGCTTTCGTTTACAAATTGAAGATCGGGCAGGGTACGGCTTTGAAACGCTCAACGAGATGACCACACAAGTCATGCAAAAAGCCGCTCAACACCCTGCGCTTGCCGGTGTGTTCTCTGGCTATCAGGTTAACGTTCCGCAACTGGATATTGCCGTAGACCGAGACAAAACCAAGCAACAAGGCGTGGATTTAAACCAGTTATTTCAAACGCTGCAAGGGTATATGAGCTCAACTTACGTCAACGACTTTAACCTGTTTGGCCGAACCTTTCAGGTGAATATGCAGGCCGACTCACAATTTCGTGCGAACGCCGAGCAAATTGGCCAGTTAAAAGTGCGTAATGAGCAGGGGCAAATGGTTGCTCTGGATTCGTTTATTCAGGTCAGCGACATCGCCGGCCCAGATCAGGTGATGCACTACAATGGTTTTACCACGGCGGAAATTAGCGGCGGTCCGGCCCCCGGATTTAGTTCGGGAGATGCGCAAGCGGCTATTGAGCAGATTCTCGATGACACCTTACCTAATGGTATGACCTATGAGTGGACGGAGCTGACTTACCAGCAAACCCTCACCGGCAATGCGAACTTACTGGTATTCCCGCTGGTGATCATTCTGGTCTTTATGGTGCTGGCCGCTCAGTATGAGAGCATTCGCTTACCTCTGGCTATCGTTCTTATAATTCCGATGACCTTACTGTCAGCGTTAAGCGGTGTACTGCTGTATGGCGGCGACAATAATATTCTGACCCAGATAGGATTAATCGTCCTGGTGGGCCTGGCCACTAAAAATGCCATTTTAATTGTGGAGTTTGCCAAAGAGTTGCAGGAGCAGGGGTTGTCGACGCTGGACGCTATTCTCGAAGCCGGTCGTTTGCGCCTGCGGCCCATTTTAATGACCTCGATTGCCTTTATTATGGGCGTTGCACCACTGGTATTTTCTACTGGTGCGGGTGCTGAAATGCGTCAGGCAATAGGTGTTGCAGTGTTCTCGGGCATGATTGGCGTCACCGTGTTTGGTCTGCTGTTAACCCCGTTATTTTACTACTTACTGGCCAAACCTACGCCCTCTGATCACCAGTCGCCGTTACAGGATAGCCTCACGCGCAAGGAGTTAAACCATGAATAG
- a CDS encoding efflux RND transporter periplasmic adaptor subunit, which yields MFQFSKVSLVFVAVMSSVVLTGCGSENPQQQAAPMSAPPVSVAQVVSMELSEWDEFTGRLVAPETVMLMPRVSGYIKSVKFTEGALVSKGDVLVQIDPAPFEVEVERLQAAHNGALSRKQKAASELTRGNSLLTQNAIAEEALETRRSALQQAQADVDATAAALQRARLELSYTAVTAPLSGRISRAMITAGNFVAAGQSELTRIVSTRHMHAYFNVDEGTYLRYVQNDLFDSTSSQPPVAMALAGDEQFGYAGAIDFIDNQISEQTGSITLRATFTNADNTLLPGLFARVRLAGSKAHEGILIDEKAVGTDLNNKYVLAVTEQNTLEYRPVKLGESLGDLRIVESGLNAGESIVVNGLQRVMPGMQITPQVTEMADSKTLADIQTAQQMLTPPAQTAQAALFNQRPVQ from the coding sequence ATGTTTCAATTCAGCAAAGTCTCTCTGGTATTTGTGGCGGTAATGTCCTCGGTAGTATTAACAGGCTGCGGCAGCGAAAATCCTCAGCAGCAAGCCGCACCAATGTCGGCGCCCCCCGTCAGCGTGGCGCAGGTGGTTAGCATGGAATTGAGTGAGTGGGATGAGTTTACGGGTCGTCTGGTCGCCCCCGAAACCGTAATGCTAATGCCCAGGGTGTCCGGATATATCAAGAGCGTTAAATTTACCGAAGGCGCATTGGTAAGCAAAGGTGATGTGTTAGTACAAATTGATCCGGCTCCCTTCGAAGTTGAAGTGGAGCGTTTACAAGCGGCTCATAACGGTGCGTTGAGCCGTAAGCAAAAAGCCGCCTCTGAACTGACGCGTGGTAATTCATTGCTGACACAAAATGCCATTGCTGAGGAAGCGTTAGAAACACGACGTAGTGCTTTGCAACAAGCACAAGCCGACGTCGATGCAACTGCTGCGGCACTGCAACGTGCCAGACTGGAACTGTCCTATACCGCTGTCACGGCGCCATTATCAGGGCGTATTTCGCGGGCAATGATCACCGCCGGCAATTTTGTTGCGGCCGGCCAAAGTGAATTAACCCGTATTGTATCGACCCGTCATATGCATGCTTATTTTAATGTGGATGAGGGAACCTATTTACGCTATGTGCAAAATGACCTGTTTGATAGTACATCCTCTCAGCCGCCGGTAGCGATGGCGCTGGCCGGTGATGAACAGTTTGGTTATGCAGGGGCGATAGATTTCATCGACAATCAAATCAGCGAACAAACCGGCTCTATAACCCTGCGCGCGACGTTTACAAATGCAGATAACACCCTATTACCGGGCTTATTTGCGCGGGTTCGTTTGGCTGGCAGCAAGGCTCATGAAGGAATTTTAATCGACGAGAAAGCGGTGGGAACCGATTTAAATAACAAGTACGTGCTTGCTGTGACTGAGCAAAACACACTGGAGTATCGCCCTGTAAAACTGGGTGAATCCTTAGGTGATTTGCGCATTGTTGAGTCGGGACTCAACGCCGGCGAAAGCATCGTTGTTAACGGGCTACAACGGGTAATGCCGGGTATGCAAATAACCCCTCAGGTCACCGAGATGGCCGACAGTAAAACCCTTGCTGACATCCAAACCGCCCAGCAGATGCTCACCCCGCCAGCACAAACCGCACAAGCGGCGCTGTTTAACCAACGTCCGGTTCAATAG
- the yghU gene encoding glutathione-dependent disulfide-bond oxidoreductase produces the protein MSDPTYTPPKVWKFENENGGKFANINRPTAGARFERELPQGEHPFQLYSLATPNGVKVTIMFEELLAKGITDAEYDAFLINIGESDQFGSGFVEINPNSKIPALLDTSTSPATRVFESGSILLYLAEKFNAFIPQDPAQRTECLNWLFWQMGSAPFLGGGFGHFYHYAPEKYQYPIERYTMEVKRQLDVLDQQLAKHTYVAGNEYTIADMAIWPWYGVLAIHDAYNASEFLQTHEYKNVVRWAKMIDERPAVQRGRKVNRTWGEPHEQVPERHSASDFD, from the coding sequence ATGAGCGACCCAACTTACACCCCGCCCAAAGTATGGAAATTTGAAAATGAAAATGGCGGTAAGTTTGCTAACATTAACCGCCCTACAGCAGGGGCGCGTTTTGAACGTGAACTGCCACAGGGTGAACATCCTTTTCAGCTCTATTCACTGGCAACACCGAATGGAGTAAAGGTCACCATAATGTTTGAGGAACTGCTGGCTAAAGGCATTACGGATGCTGAATACGATGCATTTTTAATTAACATTGGTGAATCTGATCAGTTTGGCTCTGGTTTTGTAGAGATTAACCCAAACTCTAAGATACCGGCACTGCTTGACACCTCGACGAGCCCGGCGACCCGGGTATTCGAATCTGGTTCCATTTTGCTGTATCTGGCTGAAAAGTTTAACGCATTTATTCCGCAGGACCCGGCCCAACGTACCGAGTGTCTGAACTGGTTATTCTGGCAGATGGGCAGCGCGCCATTTTTAGGCGGTGGTTTTGGCCACTTTTACCATTATGCGCCGGAAAAATACCAATACCCTATAGAACGCTACACCATGGAAGTAAAGCGCCAGTTAGACGTGCTGGATCAACAACTGGCTAAACATACTTACGTAGCAGGCAACGAGTATACCATTGCCGACATGGCTATTTGGCCCTGGTACGGTGTACTGGCCATCCACGATGCCTACAATGCCAGCGAATTCTTACAAACTCATGAGTATAAAAATGTAGTGCGCTGGGCAAAAATGATTGACGAACGGCCAGCAGTACAGCGCGGCAGAAAGGTAAACCGAACCTGGGGCGAACCCCATGAGCAAGTGCCTGAGCGCCATAGCGCCAGTGATTTCGATTAA
- a CDS encoding efflux transporter outer membrane subunit — MNSLIKHPVKLLGNIALLGMLSACAVGPDYVPPAQVETINVSSGYQRASALQSWWRAFNDEQLNALIVRALEQNRTLHEASANVERARAVFSEADASLWPDGTVSGNYQAGRNTSLLPQDNGLTLRGYTSGLGLSWDADIFRKLQRAEEAAKARAEEADLLWQDTQLQIISQVVSSYGQYRGAQLRMFYAQMNLHFLQQSQAVVEAQVAAGSATKLALAQIETQVYRLKTSIPAIQIAQQTAKSTLAALLALPLDELQLNGAAALPQLQQPLPVTHSVNYLKYRPDVASAERNLAASSAQIGVMTADLYPSLSVSGFLGFISSPNLAFNSASESWNIAPALQWSGLNLGVTKARIRSAEADSKIALARYEQTVIDAINEMQLSLNSYQLSREQMGNATRQYQSSQEAVDYARANYQAGTIDFLQLLDSERELLNSRDQLTQIELAHFIRLVDVYRSFGGALEWQTLAAETPGD; from the coding sequence ATGAATAGTCTTATTAAACACCCGGTAAAACTGCTTGGTAATATAGCGTTGCTTGGCATGCTAAGCGCGTGCGCTGTGGGGCCCGACTATGTGCCGCCCGCACAGGTTGAGACAATCAACGTAAGCAGCGGGTACCAGCGCGCTAGCGCGCTTCAATCCTGGTGGCGCGCCTTCAACGACGAGCAACTCAATGCGTTGATTGTTCGTGCGCTTGAGCAAAACCGGACATTGCATGAAGCCAGCGCTAATGTTGAGCGCGCACGGGCGGTGTTTAGTGAAGCGGATGCCAGTTTGTGGCCCGATGGCACTGTCTCTGGCAATTACCAGGCTGGGCGAAATACGTCGCTGTTACCGCAGGATAACGGGCTTACCCTGCGCGGTTATACCAGTGGTCTGGGGCTTAGCTGGGATGCCGATATTTTTAGGAAGTTGCAACGCGCCGAAGAAGCCGCGAAAGCCAGGGCCGAAGAAGCTGATCTGCTGTGGCAGGATACGCAGCTACAGATTATTAGTCAGGTGGTAAGCAGTTACGGACAGTACCGCGGTGCTCAATTGCGCATGTTCTATGCCCAAATGAACCTGCACTTTTTGCAGCAAAGTCAGGCGGTTGTTGAAGCACAGGTGGCCGCAGGCAGCGCCACCAAGCTCGCACTAGCACAAATTGAAACCCAGGTGTATCGCCTTAAAACCAGTATCCCTGCCATTCAAATCGCTCAGCAAACGGCCAAAAGCACGCTGGCAGCACTACTGGCGCTACCCCTTGATGAGTTACAGCTCAATGGCGCAGCTGCGCTGCCACAACTGCAGCAGCCATTGCCGGTGACACACAGTGTTAATTACCTGAAGTACCGCCCGGATGTGGCCAGTGCTGAGCGCAACCTTGCTGCCAGTTCGGCACAAATTGGTGTTATGACAGCCGATTTATATCCTTCTTTATCGGTGAGTGGGTTTCTTGGCTTTATCTCTTCGCCGAATCTCGCCTTTAACAGTGCCAGTGAAAGTTGGAATATTGCCCCTGCATTACAATGGTCGGGCTTAAACCTGGGGGTTACCAAAGCCCGCATACGAAGTGCCGAGGCTGACAGTAAAATTGCCCTGGCGCGCTATGAACAAACGGTGATTGACGCCATTAATGAAATGCAGTTGTCACTGAACAGTTATCAGTTAAGTCGGGAGCAAATGGGCAATGCAACCCGCCAATATCAGTCAAGTCAGGAGGCTGTCGACTATGCCAGAGCAAACTATCAGGCTGGCACCATAGACTTTTTGCAGTTATTAGACAGTGAGCGCGAGTTACTGAACAGCCGTGATCAGCTCACCCAAATTGAACTTGCACACTTTATTCGTTTGGTGGATGTTTATCGGTCATTCGGTGGCGCGCTCGAGTGGCAAACACTGGCTGCAGAAACGCCAGGCGATTAA
- the cynS gene encoding cyanase yields MITDRTQVTAMIQSAKISKGIKWSEIAVVIGQSKEWSTAACLGQMAMTKEQAEGVGKLLELSDEAIAWLQIAPYKGSLPTEVPTDPLIYRWYELVSVYGTTLKELIHEEFGDGIMSAIDFSMDLQREEDPKGDRVHVVMSGKFLPYKMY; encoded by the coding sequence ATGATTACCGATCGCACTCAAGTTACCGCCATGATTCAATCAGCAAAAATCAGTAAAGGCATAAAATGGTCAGAAATAGCTGTCGTGATTGGCCAGTCTAAAGAGTGGAGCACCGCGGCATGTCTGGGCCAAATGGCGATGACCAAAGAGCAGGCAGAAGGCGTGGGTAAATTGCTCGAACTTTCTGACGAAGCCATCGCCTGGTTGCAAATTGCGCCGTATAAAGGCTCTTTACCTACCGAAGTGCCAACCGATCCGCTGATCTACCGTTGGTACGAATTGGTCAGTGTATACGGAACGACGCTTAAAGAGTTGATCCACGAAGAGTTTGGCGATGGCATAATGAGTGCAATCGACTTTTCAATGGACTTACAGCGCGAGGAAGATCCCAAAGGCGATCGCGTACACGTTGTCATGTCAGGTAAATTCCTGCCTTACAAAATGTACTAA
- a CDS encoding RNA polymerase sigma factor — protein sequence MDQHALTRLFRAEHGRIIAAMLCYTQDLDLIEDALQDACLQAIEQWPDKGQPNNLGAWLLTVTKRRMIDRMRRHHYQKSHPDSDVIIGKIEAKEEPLADDYEIEDEQLKLIFTCCHPALPRDSRIALTLKTLCGLSAREIARAFLTSEPTMLQRLTRAKQKIQRAAIPYHVPQGEQLSQRLPSVLEVIYLIYNESHTAMEGQTLSREELANEALRLTDLLQHTLSTPEVTGLKALMLFNEARRSARVTSTGDYIPLALQDRSAWHRHTIEEAHALLTAALRQSAVGPYQLQAAISGLHCKAPSWQQTDWLQIYALYQMLATLQPSPVVALNQCVALAYSGSPDKAYGQLNALAPSLQRYQPFFAAKAEIASLLNRHDAAIDAYQCAIALTQNQVEQAYLAGKLEALKTHGEAG from the coding sequence GTGGATCAACACGCTCTCACCCGGCTGTTCAGAGCAGAGCATGGCCGCATTATTGCGGCCATGCTCTGTTACACGCAGGATCTGGATTTAATCGAAGACGCTTTACAAGACGCCTGTTTACAGGCAATAGAGCAATGGCCTGATAAGGGCCAGCCCAATAATCTCGGTGCGTGGTTACTCACGGTTACAAAACGGCGCATGATTGATCGGATGCGTCGCCACCATTATCAGAAAAGCCATCCCGACAGCGACGTAATCATTGGCAAAATTGAGGCAAAAGAAGAGCCGTTAGCCGATGACTACGAGATTGAAGATGAACAACTAAAGTTAATATTTACCTGTTGCCACCCTGCTCTGCCGCGCGACTCACGCATCGCATTAACATTAAAAACCTTATGCGGATTATCGGCCAGAGAAATCGCCCGCGCTTTTTTAACCTCAGAACCGACCATGCTGCAGCGCCTGACCCGGGCAAAACAAAAAATTCAACGTGCCGCAATCCCCTATCATGTTCCACAAGGCGAGCAACTCAGCCAACGATTACCCAGTGTGCTGGAGGTGATCTATCTCATTTACAACGAGTCGCACACGGCAATGGAGGGGCAAACCTTAAGCCGGGAAGAATTGGCGAATGAAGCACTGCGCCTCACCGACTTACTCCAACACACGCTATCAACCCCTGAGGTGACAGGGCTTAAAGCACTTATGTTGTTTAATGAGGCCAGGCGATCGGCGCGTGTCACCAGTACTGGCGATTATATACCTCTTGCACTGCAGGACAGGTCGGCATGGCATCGCCATACCATCGAAGAAGCCCATGCTCTGCTAACCGCTGCACTGCGCCAATCAGCAGTCGGGCCTTATCAATTGCAGGCTGCTATTAGTGGCTTGCACTGTAAAGCACCGTCCTGGCAACAAACCGACTGGCTACAAATTTATGCGTTGTATCAGATGTTAGCAACCTTGCAGCCCAGTCCGGTTGTGGCACTTAATCAATGCGTTGCACTTGCCTATAGCGGTTCTCCCGACAAAGCCTACGGGCAATTAAATGCGCTGGCTCCCAGCTTGCAGCGCTACCAGCCTTTCTTTGCCGCTAAAGCCGAAATTGCCAGTCTGTTAAACCGCCACGATGCCGCTATTGATGCGTATCAATGTGCCATTGCCCTGACTCAGAACCAGGTGGAACAAGCCTATTTAGCAGGCAAGCTTGAGGCATTAAAGACGCACGGTGAGGCTGGTTAG
- a CDS encoding YciI family protein, with the protein MQYMLLIYGVEGADDVDMSTLLQQYAVFSDEAAAAGVLISGEGLEPVSTATSVRVRDGEISITDGPFAETKEALGGYYLLDCDNLDVALHWAAKIPSARYGTVEVRPVMAYE; encoded by the coding sequence ATGCAATATATGTTACTGATTTATGGCGTTGAAGGCGCTGACGATGTGGATATGAGCACACTACTGCAACAATATGCAGTGTTTAGCGATGAAGCTGCTGCCGCTGGCGTATTAATTTCGGGTGAAGGGCTGGAACCGGTTTCCACCGCTACGTCTGTGCGGGTGAGAGACGGTGAAATATCAATCACCGACGGACCTTTTGCCGAAACAAAAGAAGCCCTCGGCGGCTACTACCTGCTTGATTGCGATAACCTCGATGTTGCTCTTCACTGGGCAGCCAAAATACCCTCGGCCCGCTACGGCACGGTTGAGGTGCGTCCGGTTATGGCCTACGAATAG
- a CDS encoding PepSY-associated TM helix domain-containing protein, whose protein sequence is MRNQLRQLSRQLHLWTALLILVPSLIVIGSGLLLQIKKQSDWIQPPTQRGTAQQPAIPFSEVLHIAQTIPELDVTGWQQIDRLDVRPDKGIIKVFANNRWEAQIDAQSGEILQVAYRRSDIIESIHDGSWFAERAKLWLFLPAGILLFVMWCSGLVLLISTLKSKYKKRTYRLKRDE, encoded by the coding sequence GTGCGCAACCAACTTCGACAACTTAGCCGACAACTGCATTTATGGACGGCGCTGCTAATATTAGTGCCCTCGTTAATCGTGATTGGCAGCGGGCTATTGCTCCAGATTAAAAAGCAATCAGACTGGATCCAGCCGCCAACCCAGCGTGGTACAGCGCAACAACCGGCAATTCCATTTAGTGAAGTACTGCACATTGCCCAAACGATTCCCGAGCTGGACGTGACTGGTTGGCAGCAAATCGACCGACTCGACGTACGACCAGACAAAGGGATTATCAAAGTGTTTGCCAACAACCGCTGGGAAGCGCAAATAGATGCCCAAAGTGGTGAAATCCTGCAGGTAGCTTACCGGCGTTCCGATATTATCGAGTCTATTCACGACGGCAGCTGGTTTGCTGAAAGAGCAAAGCTGTGGCTGTTTTTACCAGCCGGGATCCTGCTATTCGTAATGTGGTGCAGTGGCCTTGTATTGCTGATTAGCACCCTGAAAAGCAAATATAAAAAACGCACCTACCGGTTAAAACGCGATGAGTAA